The Eptesicus fuscus isolate TK198812 chromosome 20, DD_ASM_mEF_20220401, whole genome shotgun sequence genome contains the following window.
gaatggggtAGGTCTCACTCACTGACAATCTCCTTCTTGTGTTTTATCAGCTTGGCCTCCACCACAGTGGCAAACTGCTCCAGGGCTTGCGTTGcctgaggagaggaggaaggtgcCCTGGGCTCAGAGGGGACACAGCCCCATCAGCTCTGGATGCAGGCTGTCTCCCACCCCCTCAAGCTTTGACTCCTTACCAGTTCACCACTCCGATTCAAATCCGGATGGACGACACCACTGAGACTCAGGccactgcccagccctgcccgccttAGAGGAAAGGGGAAAGTGATTGGTTAGTTGCCATACACtaacctgccctcccctggtccctaAGCTTACCGCCTCAGCTGTTTGCCTGCCTCTCCTAGCAGCAGGCCGGCATTCCCTAAAGGATTCTTTAAAGCTTTGCCAAGGCCAGAGAGTTCCTTTCCTTTGTCCTGTGGGCAGGAGGGTACAACAGTCAGGATTCcgtcttccccacctcctcccctcactcctcctcctcctcctcaccatgcAGCCCTGCAGAGCCACAAACAGCCGAAGGATGTCATTCGTTCCCTCAAAGATGCGAAAGATGCGAAGATCCCGGAGCACACGCTCTACTCCCGGCTCCTAGCACGGGAAGATAAATCACGTGCCTCTGAGTGACATGTGCCtgccgcctcctcccagcccaacCGGCTCCCAAGGGCAGAGAACCATCCCTCACCTTCATGAAGCCCATGCCCCCCATGATTTGGATGCACTCATCTGTCACCTGCCAGGCTGCCTCCTAGGGACAAAGAACCACAGAAGATGGCTTTTGGAGCTGAGCTCCCGCTGGgctctccctccctgcaggcctggaaccTCACCGAGCCAAAGATTTTGCTGATGGCGGCCTCGATCTGGAAGTCCTTGGATCCCTGGTCCATGTTGGCACTCACCATGTAAGCCATGGACTGAGGTTGCGTGATTGGAACATGAGAACAAAAAGGGCTGCATTAGATTTGACCTAATCACCCAAATCTCCAAGACCAAATctaccccagctccctgcagcccTTGCCTTCATCTTCTAACTCCACATGTCAGGCATGTTGAAATATTTGGTTCCCTGAGTCAGTTCATCAGGGGATTCTAGGAATCTGACTTGTTGAAAGGGGTGAAGAGGTAAGTGTGGATGTGGGGATAGAATAAACTTCAGGTCCCTCTGGAAAGCACCTCAGCAGAACAGCATGGCCCTCCCCCTTCTGCAGCAGCTGAGCTGACTGTGCCTCCCCGCATCCCCTAGGGCATTGGTGTAAAGCTGGAGACCCACTGCCCCAGGTGCTGCTGGGGGTTGTAGTCTGACCCGACTGAGCAGAAGGCTACAGGAAAGGAACACGGGAGGACTCTCACCTCTGTCACATACTGCAGCATAGCCATCCGGGCCAGCTTCTCCTGGATCAGCCCGAAGTTGTGAATTTTCTCCCCAAACTGGGTACGATTAGCAGCATGATCCACCTGGAAGAGAGCACCTGTGTCCCACTGTGGTTCTCTAGTCCTctcaggagaggggctgggctgggctttggCCACAGCCAAGAAGAGTTCAGTCTAGGCTAGATGGAGACCTAAGTGATCAGGTCTGGAGCTGCTGGTGGGGGAGTGGTCTCTGCAAGGGGGAACAGGGACATATTGGAAGGGGGACAATGTGACTTAGATTTGGGCTATCTAGGGACTCAAGCAGGGTACTCACCGCCTTAGCAATGATGCCCTTCATGGTGCCTGCAAGAGCCGCAGCCATGCCAAACCTTCCATTGTTGAGAATGTGCATGGCGACCTTGAAGCCGCCTCCCACCTCGCCCAGCACATTCTCAGATGGCACTCGGACTCCATCAAAGTACACCTCTGCCGTGTTCGAAGCCTTGATGCCCATTTTCTTCTCGGGGGGCCCACTGTGATAGGGCAGAGCAGAGGGGTGTTCAACAAGTTGCAGGGAAAACTGCCCTTTCGTTTCTTACCAACCAGGGAGGAACTACAACTCCCAGCCTGTACACAACGTGCCCAGAGGGCCGAGAaggtctggccctgccctgccctgccctgcgctgGGCTCACTGGTTGCCTGAGCTAAAGCTTTAGATCAGTTTCATAGGTTTTAGTCCCAAAGGAACACGCTCCAGCTGTGTTGGCTTTTGCGCACATTCCCAGATGCCCTGTAGCAGCCATTTGCCCCAGAGCTCAGTACTGCCCTCCCTGGCTcaacctttttcttcctccccaaACCCACTCACTGGGTAACACCTCCAAAGCTCCTCTCCACCACAAAAGCTGTGATCTTCTCCTTCACGGCTCCCGTGGCTGCATCTGTAACTGGTGTCTTGGCAAAGACTGTGAAGATTTCTGCCAAGCCCCCATTACTGTGGAGAGAGAGGGCAGTCAGGGCATGGAGGGCCGACAGTTTGGCCTGgaatggggcagaggaggggagaaatgggaggaAGATTGCCTGATCCAAATCTTGCTTCCATTGAGGGTAAAATACTTTCCACAGGGACTGGGCACAGCTGAGGTTCGGATGGAGGCTGCATCTGAGCCACTTGAGGGCTCAGTTAGACAGAAAGCTGCTATAGTCTCTCCTGTTGGGCAGAAAGCTCCTTTACACTGGGCCCATCACTGGGTCTGATGGGCACTGAAGGTCCCTCGGTGCCCCTCCCCAAGTTACCCCTTAACACCTCGGGGTATATTTAGTTTCTTCCCATTTCCCTACCAGCACCATCATGCCTTCCCCAAATCTCCCTCAAACAACGTGCCAAATTGTGTGGTGGTCCAAGTAGCACTGGCCTAATTTGTGTCAAGCCCAGGACACCCCTAGTCCCTGGGGCTCCCAGGCCTGCCTTACCTGATGCCAGTTTGGggaggtatttttctttctgggcCTTCGTGCCAAAGAGCAGGATGCCTTTGAAACCAATGCTCTGATGGGCCCCCAGGGTGATGCCCACACCGAGGTCGTGCATGCCCACGATCTCCACCAGTCTGGCGTACTGAGGGGAAGCAGGCATCTAGGGCTGTAACCGGTGAGCAACAGGGCAGAGCCCGACCTGGGCACTCCCAGGAGAAAGGACGTGGGACCATGGCAGAGAAGGacactggctggtgggtgtccaGTCCAGGTCGTGATGGCTTTCTACCCTGTCAGGTAGTCCCCACCTACACGAGATTCGTTAGGATTTGGGAATCGGGGTGGGGTCCATGGCCCTAGGGGACTGGATGCAGTTCAGTGATGTGTCTGGAGGGGGGGTGTACTTGAGAGTCCAGGTCCCCCAAGGCAGGGGCTTGGCAGAGACTAGCCCAGGAGTGAAGGAGGAGCTGAACCTGCCAAGCTGAGTAGACCACAGACCTGGATGCCGGGAAGTAGCTGAGGGGCTCTCACCTGGGTGTTGCAGAGGCCCACACCACCCAGCTCACTGGGCACTTGCAGACCAAAGGCGCCCAGCTCCTTGAGGCCCTGAATAGtggtctcctccaccttctcctgcaTGTCATTCTTGGCAGGATCGTTcacctcctgggaaggcacaggATCCCACAGGCAGGCTCCTTGAAAGGTCCTAACACCTCTCTCGCCCCATAGGGACCAAGCCCTCTATTCCCCAGGCCCAGGTTATTTCTTACCTCGAAGAAacgggacacaggccccaccagctCTCTGAGAAACTGTGTCTGCTCCTCGTTGAGCACTGCGGGGGCAGCAGagacaggccaggccaggtgatCAAGGGaacctgccccgccctccccagctCTGACTTCCCCTGCCCTTACCTGACGGGTAGGGGAACACCTGATCTGTGGTGAGCTGGCCCTTGAACATCCCCACAGCAAAGGACTTAGATTCCTGCaacaggagaaggaggaggtttCAGGGAGCTGGCTGCTGGGGTGGGCCCCGCCCCTGGCGGCTTAGATCCTCCCGGTCGGGGCCACATACCGCCTTGGCCGCTTTTTCCCCGGCGGAAGCCTCAGAGGAGAGCGAGTCGGACTTGTCCAGAACCGCCTGGGAAAAGGGATAGTTAACGCGGCTGGGGAAGGGTCCGCCGAAATGCCAAGGAGAGCAGAGGGGCAGAGCGAGGTGCCAGGAAGGGCAGACCCGGCGACCTTTCACCTAGTTTCATGCCCAGggcaccctggcctgccctttcCCCTACTCTCGTTGCCAGGGCGGTCAGCAGGTCACTGCACCAAGAGGGAGACCCCTGTCGGCGGCGGCAGGGAGGTGGGCGCCCAGGCGGTCGCCCACGTAAGGCCACCGTCACTTTCTTACCTGAGCGGCCCCACTGGCATAGTGTcgttgggctgggctgggccgggggtGCCCCAGGATAGCACAGGGCCGTGAGCTGTGGGGAGTGGAGGGTCAGTCCTGGCCCAGTCCCCGGGCCCGCTGCCCCCATCCCTCCTGGCATACACACACCTTCCGCCCCCCAACCTCAGCAGCTGCCGCCCCACGCTCGGGGCCCTCCTCGCCGCCTGCATCTCTGAACCGCCTTAGCCGCCGCTGCCTTGAGCGCTGACCTCGCGCTCTGGTTCTGTCTGCAAAAGCCTGGGTCCTACAACCCCTGACTCATTCTCCACAATGCATcgggaggtgggcggggcttcCGGGTACCGGGGCATGCTGGGAGTTGTAGTTTCGGAGCCCCCGCATTCTGGTTGACCTAGGGTGATCTCCAAACGTCCCTTCTCTCTCCCAAGCGCCTTCATCCCACCTGTCCGAACTGGAGTGTAGCCCTCAGGAGTGATGGGATAGGCCGGGACTGAAGAGGGAGGAGCTTAGGCACCTGCAGCCGGAGGGATGGAGGGCAGACTGAAAGGAGCACTTCCAGGTGGAGTTAGAAAGGAGCGGTGGGAAGAGAGAAGTGTAAGATAGAGGGCAGAGGCATGGAAGGATGACTCTTTGGTATCCCTGGTGAAGTTTacaaaagggaggaaaatggtggggtggggtgtgaatGTCCCAAGCATATTCTCCGGAGACCTAGGAGGTTCACTAATTTGGGAAACACCAACATTTTCACAGTATGAAGGACCTCCTCTTTCCTCCTGGGGTTCACTGCCTCCCCTTAGGCCTCTGAGACCTTCCTCAACATCTACCGCTCTCCGCCTGCCTTCTGTTTCTTCCTGAGACGTGTGCTCAGGCTAGAGCTTTCCAGGCGTGAGAGGAACTTAGGGATTCTaatgtctctcccctctcccacactGCTCTAGCTCTGGGTCAAGAAgtcccagcagccctggccagtgtagctcagttgttgGACCGAAGGGtagtgagtttgattcccagtcagtgtgGGAGGaggcccatcgatgtttctctctctctctaccttcctctctctaaaaattaattttaaaaagtccctcGTAATTTATGCCCTTCTTTTTGCCATTCCCACTGGGGACAggcccaggaggagagagagagctgggctcAGCTTCCTTTATTTTTGAGCTGTGGGAGCCTCCGTCGCGGGGACCCTCTTCCTCAGTCCCTTAGGGAAGTATAGCTAATGTGACTGGGTTTGGGGAGAcggggccagggtgtgtggagcAAGGTGATGGCGGTGGTGCCTGGAGACCTGGAGAAAGAATGGGATATCTGTTGGTTCAGAGAGTGCCTGCTTTAGCTAACAGCTGGAGTTGGGTAGGGAGAACACAGCTCAGCTTCAATCCTGGAGGATTAGGGAGAttaaagtaagagagagagagatgtctgagagaCCAAGAGGTGAAAAACGAGTCCTTACGGAGGAGAGACCTGTGGGTGGAATGGGGGCTGAGACTTTGGGGATCCCTCTCCCTGAACCTTTCCATAGAGTCTGGGGTGAAAGGGCAAAGGCTGGGAAGATGGCGTGAGTGAGTACAttggtctctctgtctcttctcccaaTCCACCCTCACCTGCATTTCACCAGCTCCCAGGTCAGCCCTCTGGCTCCTGGCCCCCCCTCTACTGCGATGGGCACCCCCTCTCCTCAGGGTACTGCACAGTGACCTTTTCCAGGCCTTGCTGGGTGAGTAGTCTCCCAGTTTTCTAAGGAACAGTAGTGGAAAGGGCTGGCCTAGGCCTGTGAGGGCAATTACTGAACTTGGGGGCGGGTTGGGAGCCTAGAGATCATGTGGTCCAAGCAAGAGCCTCATGCAGGGCTCTCCCCCACAGTGCTCCTCCTCAGTGTCCGCCAgacagcaggaggcagggtgatggttggggtggccagggaggcAAGGGTGGGGGGAGTAACTTAGTGTTGTTCTCGTGACAGACATCCTGGACTATTATGAGGCTTCCATCTCAGAGAGTCAGGTAGGTAGGATGAGGGCCTGACTTTCCgagggagagggcaggctggTGGGTTGAGCAGAGTCTGCTGATATTGGACTGACACGTGGGGTGCTGGGGACAAAGTCAGTCAGGGGCACAGAGAATGCCTCTCCTGTCCCCGAGCCCCTGCTTCGGCTTGCTTCCCCCTTTTCGTCGCCTGCCTCAATGTCAGGCACGAAAGAGTTTAGGATATAATTGTTTTTAAGGCTTCCTCTTGAGAATCCTGAGGGAGAACTAGGACCCGGGATTCCCTCCTGCCAACCCCTCCCTCACTCCTACCCTCTGCCATGGCCTCTCCAGTATTTAAACAACCATGGGTGCTCCCTGCCCAATCACGGTGCTTCCTCCTCTAAGAAA
Protein-coding sequences here:
- the ACADVL gene encoding very long-chain specific acyl-CoA dehydrogenase, mitochondrial isoform X2; translated protein: MQAARRAPSVGRQLLSSRPCAILGHPRPSPAQRHYASGAAQAVLDKSDSLSSEASAGEKAAKAESKSFAVGMFKGQLTTDQVFPYPSVLNEEQTQFLRELVGPVSRFFEEVNDPAKNDMQEKVEETTIQGLKELGAFGLQVPSELGGVGLCNTQYARLVEIVGMHDLGVGITLGAHQSIGFKGILLFGTKAQKEKYLPKLASGETIAAFCLTEPSSGSDAASIRTSAVPSPCGKYFTLNGSKIWISNGGLAEIFTVFAKTPVTDAATGAVKEKITAFVVERSFGGVTHGPPEKKMGIKASNTAEVYFDGVRVPSENVLGEVGGGFKVAMHILNNGRFGMAAALAGTMKGIIAKAVDHAANRTQFGEKIHNFGLIQEKLARMAMLQYVTESMAYMVSANMDQGSKDFQIEAAISKIFGSEAAWQVTDECIQIMGGMGFMKEPGVERVLRDLRIFRIFEGTNDILRLFVALQGCMDKGKELSGLGKALKNPLGNAGLLLGEAGKQLRRRAGLGSGLSLSGVVHPDLNRSGELATQALEQFATVVEAKLIKHKKEIVNEQFVLQRLADSAIDLYAMVVVLSRASRSLSEGHPTAQHEKMLCDNWCIEAASRIQKNMAGLQSDPQQQELFRNFKSISKALVEQGGVVTTNPLGF
- the ACADVL gene encoding very long-chain specific acyl-CoA dehydrogenase, mitochondrial isoform X1; protein product: MQAARRAPSVGRQLLRLGGGSSRPCAILGHPRPSPAQRHYASGAAQAVLDKSDSLSSEASAGEKAAKAESKSFAVGMFKGQLTTDQVFPYPSVLNEEQTQFLRELVGPVSRFFEEVNDPAKNDMQEKVEETTIQGLKELGAFGLQVPSELGGVGLCNTQYARLVEIVGMHDLGVGITLGAHQSIGFKGILLFGTKAQKEKYLPKLASGETIAAFCLTEPSSGSDAASIRTSAVPSPCGKYFTLNGSKIWISNGGLAEIFTVFAKTPVTDAATGAVKEKITAFVVERSFGGVTHGPPEKKMGIKASNTAEVYFDGVRVPSENVLGEVGGGFKVAMHILNNGRFGMAAALAGTMKGIIAKAVDHAANRTQFGEKIHNFGLIQEKLARMAMLQYVTESMAYMVSANMDQGSKDFQIEAAISKIFGSEAAWQVTDECIQIMGGMGFMKEPGVERVLRDLRIFRIFEGTNDILRLFVALQGCMDKGKELSGLGKALKNPLGNAGLLLGEAGKQLRRRAGLGSGLSLSGVVHPDLNRSGELATQALEQFATVVEAKLIKHKKEIVNEQFVLQRLADSAIDLYAMVVVLSRASRSLSEGHPTAQHEKMLCDNWCIEAASRIQKNMAGLQSDPQQQELFRNFKSISKALVEQGGVVTTNPLGF